One region of Candidatus Acidiferrales bacterium genomic DNA includes:
- a CDS encoding Mrp/NBP35 family ATP-binding protein — MPAQAITEQAVLEALRRVPEPELHRDIVTLNMVKDIRIQDGRVGLTVVLTTPACPLKTEIEKNVQAEVGRIPGVTQVEVKWDASVPRGRAAGDKGPITGVRNILAVASGKGGVGKTTVAVNLAIALQRMGARVGLMDGDVYGPNVPLMMGNSEQPHIVGENRISPLEAYGVKMISMGHLNPGDKPLIWRGPMLHGVVQQFLRNVAWGELDYLVVDLPPGTGDVHLTLIQTVPVSGAVIVTTPSIVALADVRKAVEMFRQVNVEILGIVENMSYFSCPHCDGKIDIFGHGEGERMAAQFGVPFLGEVEIDPRIRIGGDTGRPVAAFGEDGDGAKSFYVFARQVAARLSVINLTGAGQLVQIQME; from the coding sequence ATGCCGGCGCAAGCCATAACGGAACAAGCGGTGCTGGAGGCCCTCCGGCGCGTGCCGGAGCCGGAACTGCACCGCGATATCGTCACCCTGAACATGGTGAAAGATATCAGGATTCAGGATGGGCGGGTCGGACTGACCGTCGTTTTGACCACGCCTGCCTGTCCGCTCAAGACGGAAATCGAAAAGAACGTTCAGGCGGAGGTAGGTCGGATTCCGGGTGTAACGCAGGTGGAAGTCAAATGGGATGCGAGCGTGCCCCGGGGGAGAGCGGCGGGGGACAAAGGCCCGATTACGGGTGTCCGGAACATCCTTGCGGTGGCCAGCGGCAAGGGCGGCGTGGGCAAGACGACGGTGGCCGTGAATCTGGCGATTGCGCTCCAGCGCATGGGCGCTCGAGTGGGCTTAATGGATGGCGACGTTTACGGCCCCAATGTGCCGCTGATGATGGGGAACAGCGAGCAGCCACATATCGTGGGCGAGAATCGCATTTCCCCGCTTGAAGCCTACGGCGTCAAGATGATTTCGATGGGCCACCTCAACCCCGGCGATAAGCCGCTGATCTGGCGCGGCCCGATGCTTCACGGAGTTGTCCAACAGTTTCTGCGCAACGTCGCCTGGGGCGAACTGGATTACCTCGTTGTGGACTTGCCGCCGGGAACGGGGGACGTCCATCTCACGTTGATCCAAACGGTGCCCGTCTCGGGAGCGGTGATCGTGACGACGCCTTCGATCGTGGCGCTGGCGGACGTGCGCAAAGCGGTCGAAATGTTTCGCCAGGTGAACGTGGAGATTCTTGGCATCGTCGAGAACATGAGTTATTTTTCTTGCCCGCACTGCGACGGCAAGATTGATATCTTCGGCCACGGCGAGGGCGAGCGCATGGCGGCGCAATTTGGCGTGCCCTTCCTCGGCGAGGTCGAGATTGATCCCCGCATCCGCATCGGCGGCGACACGGGCCGTCCGGTGGCTGCCTTCGGCGAAGACGGCGACGGCGCCAAGAGTTTTTACGTTTTCGCCCGCCAGGTGGCCGCCCGGCTCAGCGTTATCAACCTCACCGGCGCCGGCCAGCTTGTGCAGATCCAGATGGAGTGA
- the hisS gene encoding histidine--tRNA ligase encodes MKKKFQAIKGVRDILPPDSALWNWFEETTRRVFESYGFREIRLPIFEHTELFERSVGSDTDIVNKELYTFFDPFDRLRDFIGLRKTIFGEFEEIEELPGEEEGAISEIFTSVKESVKEVPLKGRLLTLRPEATASVCRAYIEHGMHTWPGLVKLYYMGPMFRRERPQKGRYRQFYQIGAEVLGQTDHPAIDAELMEMLAVLLGECGIERWTLLVNSIGCGDCRPKYVEKLRGALESVKSQMCDDCQRRAEANPLRVLDCKVEADQPIIKKLPAITDHLDQPCREHFEEFQRQLRLREIPYTIAPRLVRGLDYYMRTTFEITSPVLGAQNAVVGGGRYDGLTELLGGPPAKGFGFALGTDRFIDAIKDAGKVDASRPLDVFVAWMGSAAYAPAVKLARRLRSEAYTVELPPEEMKLKKSIGLADKLHARYTLIIGEDELGAKKFTLRRMSDGEQKQLSEYELLDHLKAMRKV; translated from the coding sequence GTGAAGAAGAAGTTCCAAGCCATCAAAGGCGTGCGCGACATTTTGCCGCCTGACTCAGCACTGTGGAATTGGTTTGAAGAGACGACACGGCGCGTATTTGAATCCTACGGCTTCCGCGAAATCCGCCTGCCGATCTTTGAACACACCGAGCTGTTTGAGCGGTCTGTCGGTAGCGACACTGACATAGTGAACAAGGAGCTCTACACCTTTTTCGATCCCTTTGATCGCCTCCGGGACTTTATCGGCCTGAGAAAAACAATTTTCGGCGAGTTTGAGGAGATAGAGGAACTCCCTGGAGAGGAGGAGGGGGCGATCTCCGAGATTTTCACATCTGTTAAAGAGTCGGTTAAAGAGGTCCCTCTAAAGGGAAGGCTTCTGACACTGCGTCCCGAGGCCACTGCCTCCGTCTGCCGCGCCTACATCGAGCATGGGATGCACACCTGGCCGGGGCTGGTGAAGCTCTACTATATGGGGCCGATGTTTCGTCGCGAGCGGCCGCAGAAGGGCCGCTACCGGCAGTTCTATCAGATTGGCGCGGAGGTCCTGGGCCAGACCGATCATCCCGCGATTGATGCTGAACTGATGGAGATGCTCGCCGTCCTGCTCGGCGAGTGCGGCATCGAGCGCTGGACGCTGCTGGTGAACTCGATTGGCTGCGGCGATTGCCGGCCGAAATATGTCGAGAAGTTGCGCGGCGCGCTTGAGTCGGTGAAGTCGCAGATGTGCGACGACTGCCAGCGCCGGGCCGAGGCGAACCCCCTGCGCGTGCTCGACTGCAAGGTCGAAGCCGACCAACCCATCATCAAAAAGCTGCCAGCCATCACCGACCACCTCGACCAGCCCTGCCGCGAGCACTTCGAGGAGTTCCAGCGGCAACTCAGGCTGCGAGAAATCCCGTACACGATTGCGCCGCGGCTTGTCCGGGGCCTCGACTACTACATGCGCACGACGTTCGAGATCACGAGCCCCGTCTTGGGCGCGCAGAATGCGGTCGTCGGCGGCGGGCGCTATGACGGGCTTACTGAGCTCCTGGGAGGCCCTCCGGCCAAAGGGTTTGGCTTCGCGCTGGGCACAGACCGCTTTATCGACGCGATCAAGGATGCAGGGAAGGTGGATGCCTCACGGCCGCTCGATGTTTTTGTCGCATGGATGGGCAGCGCAGCCTATGCGCCGGCGGTCAAGCTGGCGCGGCGACTGCGCTCAGAGGCATACACAGTCGAGTTGCCGCCCGAAGAGATGAAACTGAAGAAGTCTATCGGCCTTGCCGACAAGCTCCACGCCCGCTACACGCTGATTATTGGGGAAGATGAATTGGGCGCGAAAAAATTCACGCTCCGACGCATGAGCGACGGCGAACAGAAGCAGCTATCCGAATATGAATTGCTTGACCACCTCAAAGCGATGCGAAAGGTGTAG
- the priA gene encoding primosomal protein N' produces MAEEVYCNVAVPVPLPTTFTYRVPPSWIPLAQPGCRVHVPFRNRSLVGMLVGLSAEIPKRTPIKEIAEVLDASPILTPTLLRLGQWIAEYYLAPPGEVFEAMLPLPAELRIRRLLRLTEAGCERIERLRMAEVGDRPRAELALLEALSSRKDGMSLQQAQTRIATAGELLPRLIRVGAIEQREVVRRRKARTEMVVAWIGAGKDSALLGGAAATVGEYFRGGRGPAARRDLMAATGVKRSAVARLVRAGWLSAWQEPIVPEAEPLEFDFDPSANILNADQQAAVEAIGQMLERREFATSLLYGVTGSGKTEVYLRAIQMALERGGTALLMVPEIALTPAAARLLRAKLGPTVAVLHSAMPESARGEEWWRLRRGEARVAVGTRSAVFAPVENLQLIIVDEEQDSSYKQEETPKYNGRDVAVVRGKLEGATVVLGSATPALETFMNAGLGKYRLLQLKARVADRPLAQVEIVDMREEYRASPRITPLSRALEEAIEAELAAGNQAVVLMNRRGYSWFVLCRSCGSAVQCQNCSISLTYHKARNRLLCHYCGFQKPVPKSCPKCQAEYIYFVGEGAERVEERLRERFPLARIARLDRDSVRGKRRYHAILSAFARGKLDILVGTQMVAKGHDFQRVTLVGVVSADLILGLPDFRAGERTFQILTQVAGRAGRGDLPGKVLVQTYFPDHYAIQFGVAQDYEGFYRKESEYRRIMHYPPFVALASILVRSRRVEEASRVAQRLSEFLEKQEQQGIKVLGPAAAPIARLRSDYRIQFLLKALQRKILIQALHRVLSFCQKAEISSDKVLIDVDPLSLM; encoded by the coding sequence ATGGCCGAAGAAGTCTATTGCAACGTGGCCGTGCCGGTGCCCCTGCCGACCACCTTTACTTATCGCGTGCCGCCAAGTTGGATTCCGCTGGCGCAACCCGGCTGCCGCGTCCACGTACCGTTCCGGAATCGCTCCCTGGTCGGGATGCTCGTTGGACTGAGCGCCGAGATTCCCAAGCGGACACCGATCAAGGAAATCGCTGAGGTTCTCGATGCCAGCCCGATCCTGACGCCGACCCTGCTCCGGCTTGGCCAGTGGATTGCGGAGTACTATCTTGCTCCGCCCGGAGAGGTATTCGAGGCCATGCTGCCTCTTCCGGCAGAGCTGCGGATAAGGCGCCTCTTGCGCTTAACGGAAGCTGGATGCGAACGGATCGAACGGCTCCGAATGGCAGAGGTTGGGGATCGCCCCCGTGCCGAGTTGGCTTTGCTGGAGGCGCTCTCGTCTCGAAAAGACGGGATGAGCCTTCAACAGGCGCAAACGAGGATTGCTACAGCCGGGGAATTGCTGCCGCGTTTGATTCGGGTGGGAGCGATTGAGCAGCGGGAAGTGGTGCGGCGCAGAAAAGCCAGGACGGAGATGGTCGTTGCCTGGATCGGCGCCGGTAAAGATTCCGCTCTGCTTGGCGGCGCGGCGGCGACGGTTGGTGAATACTTTCGCGGCGGGCGCGGCCCAGCCGCCCGGCGAGACTTGATGGCGGCAACGGGGGTGAAGCGCAGCGCGGTGGCGCGGCTGGTGCGGGCGGGTTGGCTGTCTGCCTGGCAGGAGCCGATCGTGCCAGAAGCTGAACCGCTTGAATTCGACTTCGATCCGTCAGCCAATATCTTGAATGCTGACCAGCAGGCGGCGGTCGAGGCGATCGGACAAATGCTGGAACGACGGGAATTCGCCACCAGCTTGCTTTATGGCGTCACCGGCAGCGGCAAGACCGAGGTATATTTGCGGGCGATCCAGATGGCTCTGGAGCGAGGAGGGACAGCGCTGTTGATGGTGCCGGAGATCGCATTGACGCCGGCGGCCGCCAGGCTGCTGCGCGCGAAACTGGGGCCGACGGTGGCCGTGCTGCACAGCGCCATGCCGGAGTCGGCGCGGGGGGAAGAGTGGTGGCGGTTGCGGCGGGGCGAAGCCCGAGTGGCGGTGGGGACGCGCTCGGCTGTTTTCGCGCCGGTCGAGAATCTGCAACTCATCATCGTGGACGAAGAACAGGATAGCAGCTACAAGCAGGAAGAGACGCCGAAGTACAACGGAAGAGATGTAGCGGTCGTGCGCGGAAAGCTGGAGGGGGCGACGGTGGTGCTCGGCTCGGCCACACCGGCGCTGGAGACGTTTATGAACGCCGGGCTGGGCAAGTATCGGTTATTGCAGCTCAAGGCGCGGGTCGCCGACCGGCCCCTGGCGCAAGTCGAAATTGTGGACATGCGGGAGGAATATCGCGCCTCGCCTCGCATCACGCCGCTCTCTCGCGCCCTGGAAGAGGCGATTGAGGCTGAACTGGCCGCCGGAAACCAGGCGGTGGTCCTTATGAATCGTCGCGGTTACTCCTGGTTTGTGTTGTGCCGTTCGTGTGGCAGCGCGGTTCAATGCCAGAATTGCAGCATCTCCCTCACCTATCACAAAGCCCGCAATCGGTTGCTCTGCCACTACTGCGGATTTCAGAAGCCCGTGCCGAAGTCCTGCCCGAAGTGCCAGGCCGAGTATATCTACTTTGTCGGGGAAGGGGCTGAGCGGGTGGAGGAACGTTTGCGGGAACGTTTTCCGCTGGCTCGCATCGCCCGGCTCGACCGCGATAGTGTCCGCGGCAAACGGCGCTACCATGCGATTCTTTCCGCGTTCGCACGGGGGAAGCTCGATATCCTGGTCGGGACACAAATGGTGGCCAAAGGCCACGACTTCCAGCGGGTCACCTTGGTCGGCGTCGTTTCCGCTGACCTGATCCTTGGCTTGCCGGATTTTCGGGCAGGCGAGAGGACGTTTCAAATATTAACGCAGGTGGCCGGCCGCGCCGGTCGTGGCGATCTTCCGGGGAAGGTCCTTGTGCAAACCTACTTTCCCGATCACTATGCTATCCAGTTCGGCGTAGCGCAGGACTATGAGGGATTCTACCGAAAAGAATCGGAGTACCGGCGGATCATGCACTATCCGCCTTTTGTGGCGCTGGCCAGCATCCTGGTGCGTTCGCGCCGGGTGGAAGAGGCGAGCCGGGTGGCGCAGCGGTTGAGCGAGTTCCTGGAGAAGCAAGAGCAGCAGGGCATCAAGGTACTCGGCCCTGCCGCAGCCCCCATCGCCAGGCTCCGCAGCGACTATCGCATCCAATTCTTGTTGAAGGCTCTTCAAAGAAAAATTCTCATCCAAGCGCTCCACCGCGTCCTTTCTTTCTGCCAGAAGGCGGAAATCTCGAGCGACAAAGTCTTGATTGACGTTGATCCGCTGAGTCTAATGTAG
- a CDS encoding site-2 protease family protein, translating to MGDDGQTPLSLFPKVSGEKRPWLVPEETSYQVTVPLRRRPIALNLFLFVLTLLTTLSVGAGLAMAYARNQPGYSLELNPLSVLSLPFRHPRQLLIGIPFSFTLLGILMAHELGHYLTCRYYGIAASYPYFIPFPNIIGTLGAFIRIRSPIVNRKALFDVGISGPIVGFLFALPALAIAVAYSKIIPGSQFDGAIILGNPPLLVMLARYFHPDAAVSDILLHPVGRAAWVGLFATALNLLPVGQLDGGHIVYSLAGRKHRYISWVFCLLLILLGTMYWGGWISLAILLFFLGMRHPALLDPGQELEASRKWLAIVALAIFLLCFTPAPFLARL from the coding sequence TTGGGCGATGACGGGCAGACTCCGCTTTCTCTTTTCCCCAAAGTCTCAGGGGAAAAGCGCCCCTGGCTTGTCCCGGAAGAAACTTCTTATCAGGTAACCGTCCCTCTTCGTCGCCGGCCCATTGCCCTCAACCTGTTCCTGTTCGTTCTGACACTACTCACGACCCTGTCGGTGGGCGCGGGCTTGGCCATGGCCTACGCCAGGAATCAGCCCGGCTATTCGCTCGAACTCAATCCTCTTTCGGTCCTATCGCTGCCGTTCCGCCATCCCCGGCAATTGCTGATCGGGATTCCTTTCTCGTTCACTCTTCTTGGAATCCTCATGGCGCACGAGTTGGGTCATTATTTGACCTGCCGCTATTATGGGATTGCGGCCAGTTATCCGTATTTCATCCCCTTTCCCAATATCATTGGCACGCTGGGTGCTTTCATCCGCATTCGTTCTCCGATCGTCAACCGCAAAGCGCTCTTTGACGTTGGCATTTCCGGCCCGATTGTCGGTTTCTTGTTTGCTTTGCCAGCCCTTGCCATCGCCGTCGCCTATTCCAAGATTATTCCCGGCAGCCAGTTCGACGGTGCCATCATCTTGGGGAACCCGCCCTTGTTGGTCATGCTCGCGCGTTATTTTCATCCTGATGCGGCCGTGTCCGATATTCTTCTGCATCCAGTGGGGCGAGCAGCATGGGTAGGACTGTTTGCGACGGCGCTGAATCTCCTGCCCGTTGGCCAGCTCGACGGCGGCCACATCGTCTATTCCCTGGCCGGGCGGAAACACCGCTATATCTCCTGGGTCTTTTGCCTCCTTCTGATTCTTCTCGGAACCATGTACTGGGGCGGCTGGATCAGCCTTGCGATTCTCCTGTTCTTCCTCGGGATGCGTCACCCCGCCTTGCTTGACCCTGGCCAGGAGCTCGAGGCCAGCAGGAAATGGTTGGCCATCGTAGCCCTCGCCATCTTCTTGCTCTGCTTCACTCCCGCTCCGTTCCTCGCCCGCCTGTAG
- a CDS encoding uracil-DNA glycosylase — MPAPTRLMLEEWLKFFDDMSLGPFYLDRQPRGRAEVPVSPAPVAGEPVLPPDTFSQSAPGAEQEPFQLPALVPSLFDQVESHAGETLEQIREELGDCHRCRLCSHRHTIVFGVGNPRAELVFIGEGPGAEEDAQGLPFVGRAGQLLTQMIQAMGLKREDVYICNIIKCRPPENRTPEKDEIATCSPFLLRQLDAIRPKVICCLGNVAFQTLLGTTVGISKVRGQFMDYRGAKLMATFHPAYLLRNPNAKGEVWTDLKKIIAHLGLPGKKPAGSSPEGAALNSTEG, encoded by the coding sequence ATGCCTGCCCCCACGCGCTTGATGCTCGAAGAATGGTTGAAGTTCTTCGATGACATGAGCCTCGGCCCCTTTTATCTGGATCGGCAACCCCGTGGGCGAGCCGAAGTGCCCGTTTCGCCGGCGCCAGTCGCCGGGGAGCCGGTTTTGCCACCCGACACTTTTTCCCAAAGCGCGCCAGGCGCCGAGCAGGAGCCGTTTCAACTCCCCGCCCTCGTGCCCTCTCTCTTTGATCAAGTGGAGTCCCACGCGGGGGAGACGCTCGAACAAATCCGGGAAGAGCTGGGCGACTGCCACCGGTGCCGGCTTTGCTCCCATCGCCACACCATTGTCTTTGGCGTGGGCAATCCGCGGGCCGAACTGGTCTTCATCGGAGAAGGGCCCGGGGCCGAAGAAGACGCGCAAGGACTCCCTTTCGTGGGGCGGGCGGGCCAGCTCCTCACCCAGATGATCCAGGCCATGGGGTTGAAGCGCGAGGACGTTTACATTTGCAACATCATCAAGTGCCGTCCGCCGGAGAACCGAACGCCGGAGAAGGACGAAATTGCGACGTGCTCACCGTTTTTGCTTCGCCAACTCGACGCCATCAGGCCGAAGGTAATCTGCTGCCTCGGCAACGTTGCCTTCCAAACTTTGCTGGGCACCACGGTCGGCATCTCCAAAGTCCGCGGCCAGTTTATGGATTATCGCGGCGCAAAACTCATGGCAACCTTTCATCCCGCGTACCTTTTGCGGAACCCAAACGCCAAGGGCGAGGTCTGGACAGACCTCAAGAAGATCATTGCCCACCTCGGGCTCCCAGGAAAGAAGCCTGCCGGCAGCTCACCGGAAGGGGCGGCCCTAAACTCCACCGAAGGATAG
- the rpoZ gene encoding DNA-directed RNA polymerase subunit omega has translation MTEKPESQFGYVVIASRRARQLQGGARALLEHPRSHKSTRIAMEELDKGLLQYEVPELPDGSGKDGKRKRSEK, from the coding sequence ATGACGGAGAAGCCCGAGAGCCAGTTCGGATACGTCGTAATTGCGTCGCGTCGTGCCCGGCAACTGCAAGGCGGGGCCCGGGCGCTGCTTGAGCACCCGCGCTCCCACAAGTCCACCCGCATAGCGATGGAGGAACTGGACAAGGGTTTGCTACAGTATGAGGTGCCGGAGCTTCCAGACGGATCGGGCAAAGATGGCAAACGAAAACGGTCGGAGAAGTGA
- a CDS encoding gamma carbonic anhydrase family protein: protein MIHSYQGRVPQIAATAFVESSAQVIGDVIIGEHSSIWFNTVVRGDVHFIRIGSRTNIQDGCVLHVYKDLHPLLVGDGVTVGHGAVLHGCTVESRCLIGMGAILLNGVKVGSGSIIASGAVVPEGTQIPPRSLFVGVPAKFLRSLTEKDLETIDGYAARYVNYKEIYLQEGLALRNEGKSK, encoded by the coding sequence TTGATCCACAGCTACCAGGGACGCGTGCCGCAGATTGCTGCGACGGCGTTTGTCGAGTCGAGCGCGCAGGTGATTGGCGACGTGATCATCGGCGAACATTCCAGTATCTGGTTCAACACCGTCGTCCGGGGCGACGTGCACTTTATCCGCATCGGCAGCCGGACGAATATTCAGGATGGTTGTGTCCTCCACGTGTACAAAGATTTGCATCCGTTGTTGGTCGGTGACGGCGTCACGGTCGGTCACGGAGCGGTGCTTCACGGCTGCACGGTGGAATCGAGGTGCTTGATCGGCATGGGAGCGATTCTGTTGAATGGCGTCAAAGTGGGCAGCGGTTCCATCATTGCGTCCGGCGCGGTGGTCCCGGAAGGGACGCAAATTCCTCCCCGTAGTCTTTTCGTCGGAGTCCCGGCCAAGTTCTTGCGCAGCCTGACGGAGAAGGACCTTGAAACGATTGACGGCTACGCTGCCCGGTATGTGAACTACAAAGAGATCTACTTGCAAGAAGGGCTTGCCCTGAGGAACGAAGGGAAGTCGAAATAG
- the gmk gene encoding guanylate kinase, whose protein sequence is MASADAFRVFIISGPSGCGKSTLVEKLLQLPRMRLSVSVTTRTPRSGEQEGEWYRFVDGRTFQLMRDREEFIEWAEVFGNFYGTPKSELEAARVAGEDLVLEIDVQGAEQVKKKIGPSAIAVFIAPPSRQVLEERLRGRGKDSDAAIARRLETARQEMRRWQDYDYIVVNDELTRAADEVMAIANAVRSGRQLETASREQNTGRIQKILETFGG, encoded by the coding sequence ATGGCCAGCGCTGACGCGTTCCGAGTTTTTATCATCTCTGGCCCTTCCGGATGCGGCAAATCGACTCTGGTAGAAAAGTTGCTCCAATTGCCGCGGATGCGCCTGTCGGTCTCGGTTACTACTCGTACGCCGCGTTCCGGCGAACAGGAAGGCGAGTGGTATCGTTTTGTCGATGGGCGCACATTTCAGTTGATGCGTGACCGCGAGGAGTTCATCGAGTGGGCTGAGGTATTTGGAAATTTCTACGGAACGCCGAAGTCGGAGCTGGAAGCAGCTCGAGTGGCCGGGGAAGACCTTGTCTTGGAAATTGACGTGCAAGGCGCCGAACAGGTAAAAAAGAAGATTGGCCCATCGGCAATTGCCGTTTTCATCGCACCGCCTTCGCGCCAGGTGCTGGAAGAGCGCCTCCGGGGCCGCGGCAAGGATAGCGACGCCGCCATCGCTCGCCGGCTGGAGACCGCCCGGCAGGAGATGCGGCGGTGGCAGGATTATGACTATATCGTGGTGAATGACGAGCTGACGCGCGCCGCCGATGAGGTCATGGCCATAGCCAATGCGGTGCGGAGCGGCAGGCAGCTCGAAACGGCCAGCCGGGAGCAGAACACCGGCCGGATTCAAAAGATTTTGGAAACCTTTGGAGGATAG
- the coaBC gene encoding bifunctional phosphopantothenoylcysteine decarboxylase/phosphopantothenate--cysteine ligase CoaBC — protein sequence MKIALGISGCIAAYKAAELVRRLQQERMEVQVILTRSAQEFITPLTFAAITGQKVITEMFGDTARPANVESAIEHIAVAQSIDALVIAPATANLLGKLAHGIADDFLTTLYLATKAPVIVAPAMNVNMWEHAAVQENLRALAARGVHVVEPDEGYLACGMTGPGRLASGEAIAARVSAVLGIKHDFQGETVLVTAGPTIEDIDPIRFISNRSSGRMGYAVAEAARRRGAKVILVSGPTHLAPPPDVEFISVRSSEEMQRAVLGCLERASVVIKAAAVADYRPSARQKQKMKRGAEKFSLELELTADIVAEVGKKKGKQTIVGFAAETENLLGNARKKLVEKRLDLIVANDVTQDGAGFDSETNTVTLLARDHRQTELPKSGKFEIANRILDEVLRLRNGA from the coding sequence ATGAAGATCGCGCTCGGCATCAGCGGCTGTATCGCCGCGTACAAGGCGGCAGAATTGGTCCGGCGGCTGCAACAGGAGCGAATGGAAGTTCAGGTCATCCTGACCCGCAGCGCTCAGGAATTTATTACCCCGCTTACGTTTGCCGCCATCACCGGGCAGAAAGTAATCACCGAAATGTTCGGAGACACGGCAAGGCCTGCGAACGTCGAGAGCGCGATCGAACACATCGCCGTCGCCCAATCCATTGACGCGCTGGTGATCGCTCCGGCAACCGCCAACCTTCTGGGAAAGCTTGCCCACGGCATCGCCGACGACTTCCTCACGACGCTCTACCTGGCCACCAAGGCCCCGGTCATTGTTGCCCCGGCGATGAACGTGAACATGTGGGAACACGCGGCGGTGCAGGAGAATCTACGCGCCCTCGCGGCTCGCGGTGTTCATGTCGTTGAGCCTGACGAAGGCTACCTGGCCTGCGGCATGACCGGCCCCGGAAGATTGGCCAGCGGGGAAGCGATTGCCGCCCGGGTCTCAGCCGTGCTCGGCATCAAGCACGATTTCCAAGGGGAGACGGTACTCGTCACTGCCGGGCCAACCATCGAAGACATTGATCCCATCCGGTTCATCAGCAATCGTTCATCCGGGAGAATGGGCTATGCGGTGGCGGAAGCCGCCCGGCGACGGGGCGCCAAAGTGATCCTGGTAAGCGGCCCCACGCATCTTGCGCCGCCGCCCGACGTGGAATTCATTTCTGTCCGTTCGAGCGAGGAGATGCAGCGGGCGGTGCTAGGTTGCCTGGAGAGGGCCAGCGTGGTCATCAAGGCGGCAGCGGTCGCCGACTACCGGCCATCGGCCCGGCAGAAGCAAAAAATGAAGCGCGGCGCGGAGAAATTCAGCCTGGAGCTTGAGCTGACGGCGGATATCGTGGCCGAGGTGGGAAAAAAGAAAGGCAAACAGACCATTGTCGGCTTTGCCGCAGAAACAGAGAATCTGCTCGGCAATGCGCGGAAGAAATTGGTTGAAAAAAGGCTGGATCTGATCGTCGCCAATGATGTAACTCAGGACGGTGCCGGGTTTGACAGCGAGACCAATACTGTGACGCTCTTGGCGCGGGACCACCGCCAGACGGAGCTTCCGAAATCCGGCAAATTCGAGATTGCCAATCGCATCCTGGACGAGGTTCTACGCCTCCGCAACGGAGCCTGA
- a CDS encoding HU family DNA-binding protein, whose product MIKLDIVNEVVNRTGVTKTKAEIAVETVFGSMKKALENGDRIELRGFGVFNVKPRKTGIGRNPRTGAEVAIPPGKAVRFKPGKELQAL is encoded by the coding sequence GTGATCAAGCTCGATATCGTCAACGAAGTTGTCAACCGCACCGGGGTTACCAAAACCAAGGCCGAGATCGCCGTTGAGACTGTGTTCGGATCCATGAAGAAGGCGCTCGAAAACGGTGATCGCATCGAACTGCGCGGGTTTGGCGTTTTTAACGTCAAGCCACGCAAGACCGGCATCGGCCGCAACCCGCGCACCGGTGCTGAGGTCGCCATCCCCCCGGGCAAGGCGGTGCGCTTCAAGCCGGGTAAAGAGCTGCAAGCCCTCTAG
- the dcd gene encoding dCTP deaminase, whose amino-acid sequence MLKSDGWIRKMATEQKMIEPFAESQVRNGVISYGLSSYGYDIRVADEFRIFTNVNTTIVDPKHFDARSLVEYRGDICVIPPNSFCLARSVEYFRIPRNILTICVGKSTYARCGIIVNVTPFEPEWEGYVTLEISNTSPLPARVYAHEGICQVLFLEADQVCEISYKDKKGKYDKQQGIVLPRI is encoded by the coding sequence ATGTTGAAATCCGACGGGTGGATTCGCAAGATGGCGACCGAGCAGAAGATGATTGAGCCGTTTGCTGAAAGTCAGGTTCGCAATGGCGTCATCAGCTATGGCTTGTCGTCCTACGGCTACGATATCCGGGTGGCCGATGAATTTCGCATTTTTACTAATGTGAATACGACCATCGTGGATCCCAAGCACTTCGATGCCCGCTCTTTGGTCGAATACAGGGGTGACATCTGCGTGATACCGCCGAACAGCTTCTGCCTGGCGCGCTCGGTCGAGTACTTTCGCATCCCGCGAAACATCTTGACGATCTGCGTCGGTAAATCCACCTACGCGCGCTGCGGCATCATCGTGAACGTCACCCCGTTTGAACCGGAATGGGAAGGGTACGTCACCCTGGAAATTTCCAATACTTCTCCTTTACCCGCCCGCGTCTATGCTCATGAAGGCATCTGCCAGGTCCTCTTCCTCGAAGCCGACCAGGTCTGCGAAATCTCCTACAAAGACAAAAAGGGAAAATACGACAAGCAGCAGGGGATTGTGCTGCCGAGAATCTAG